A DNA window from Anastrepha obliqua isolate idAnaObli1 chromosome 5, idAnaObli1_1.0, whole genome shotgun sequence contains the following coding sequences:
- the LOC129248546 gene encoding myotubularin-related protein 2, translating to MDNTEPIDNSDSLAGKTAPKNASTNSLDTADSKSSSIGSKQGVDLSAQRDTPFVYLDGEDDQDQKNDVTYVCPFRGPAFGALTITNYRLYFRSLPLRDHDPPVVVDVPLGVIARVEKIGGATSRGENSYGIEIFCKDMRNLRFAHKQQNHSRRTVFEKLQSYAFPLSFSGRLFAFAHAGASGPPPPAAENGWAVYEPLAELRRMGVPNDMWRITKLNEAYSVCDSYPVVWAVPKAASDEFLRRVAQFRSRCRLPVLSWIHPRSQATITRCSQPLVGVGGKRSADDELYLSYIMEANVQSDKLAIIDARPSVNAIANKAKGGGYESEEAYKNVEIHFVDIHNIHVMRESLRKVKEACYPTIDDSKWLSAIDGTLWLKHIKCILAGAVRIVDKVETMSTSVVVHCSDGWDRTAQLTALSMLFLDPYYRTLRGFEVLIEKEWLSFGHKFQQRIGHGDNRHSDADRSPVFLQFIDCVWQVSQQFPNAFEFNEHFLITIIDHLYSCRFGTFLCNTEAERVAEDLKHKTVSLWTYINSSLNQYLNPLASSHGAQTVLRPIASMRYVKLWKGLYCRWNPSIRPQNRIYHRTRELLALQDQLIKQVSDLRMKTNSRQTAQTSTRLASPMH from the exons ATGGATAACACAGAACCAATAGATAATTCAGATAGCTTAGCTGGTAAAACTGCACCTAAAAATGCGAGTACTAATTCCTTGGATACTGCAGATTCAAAGTCCAGTTCAATTGGTTCAAAGCAGGGCGTTGACTTAAGTGCACAACGTGACACACCCTTTGTTTATTTGGACGGCGAGGATGATCAGGATCAAAAGAACGATGTCACTTACGTATGTCCATTTCGTGGACCGGCTTTCGGCGCATTAACAATAACCAACTATCGCCTTTATTTCCGTTCATTACCATTACGCGATCACGATCCACCCGTAGTAGTCGATGTACCATTGGGTGTGATAGCGCGAGTTGAAAAAATCGGAGGTGCAACTTCTCGTGGCGAAAACTCATACGGTATCGAGATATTCTGCAAGgatatgcgcaatttgcgcttCGCTCATAAACAGCAAAATCACTCTCGCCGCACTGTTTTTGAGAAGTTGCAATCTTATGCCTTTCCACTGTCATTTAGTGGACGTCTTTTTGCATTCGCTCATGCTGGAGCGTCCGGACCACCACCACCTGCAGCTGAAAATGGTTGGGCTGTGTACGAACCATTGGCCGAATTGAGACGCATGGGAGTTCCAAATGATATGTGGCGCATAACtaagttaaatgaagcttatAGTGTTTGCGATAGCTATCCGGTTGTTTGGGCCGTTCCTAAAGCGGCATCTGATGAATTTTTGCGCCGTGTGGCGCAGTTTCGCTCGCGATGTCGTTTACCTGTACTTTCCTGGATTCATCCACGCTCTCAAGCGACTATAACAAGATGTTCACAGCCTCTGGTAGGGGTGGGGGGCAAGCGCAGCGCTGATGACGAACTCTACCTTAGTTACATAATGGAGGCAAATGTGCAATCAGATAAATTGGCGATCATCGATGCGCGTCCCAGCGTCAACGCTATAGCCAATAAGGCCAAAGGAGGTGGATATGAGTCTGAGGAAGCATATAAGAATGTCGAAATCCACTTTGTTGACATACACAATATACATGTAATGCGTGAAAGTTTGCGAAAAGTGAAGGAAGCCTGCTATCCAACGATAGATGATTCAAAATGGCTTTCCGCAATTGACGGCACACTGTGGTTGAAGCATATCAAGTGCATATTGGCAGGTGCTGTACGCATAGTTGATAAAGTAGAAACTATGAGCACTTCTGTAGTCGTGCATTGTTCTGATGGATGGGATAGAACAGCGCAATTGACGGCATTATCCATGCTATTTTTGGATCCATATTATCGAACACTGCGCGGCTTTGAGGTTCTTATTGAGAAAGAGTGGCTTTCATTCGGGCATAAATTTCAACAACGAATCGGCCATGGTGATAATCGCCATTCAGATGCGGACCGCTCTCCTGTTTTCTTGCAATTCATCGATTGTGTATGGCAGGTTAGCCAACAATTTCCCAACGCTTTCGAATTTAACGAACACTTTTTGATAACCATCATTGATCATTTGTATTCATGTCGTTTTGGCACTTTTTTATGTAACACTGAGGCTGAGCGCGTTGCAGAAG atCTTAAACATAAAACTGTTTCGCTTTGGACATATATTAATAGTTCGTTGAATCAGTATCTCAACCCGCTGGCCTCCTCGCATGGGGCCCAAACCGTTTTGCGACCTATCGCCAGTATGCGTTATGTGAAGTTATGGAAGGGCCTATATTGCCGGTGGAATCCTAGCATACGCCCACAGAATCGTATATACCATCGTACACGTGAACTGCTCGCCCTACAGGATCAGCTTATAAAGCAGGTCAGCGATTTACGTATGAAGACAAATTCACGTCAAACGGCGCAAACATCTACGCGGCTGGCATCACCAATGCATTAA
- the LOC129248490 gene encoding protein ABHD13, with product MSQEFGGVPIAFPRSRSVCAITVASCLAFIIFYYYYGSILTLSLLIIIIFFGFYYLQDMVLYHPDLPANSRVYVPIPKMHNLPHETVNIHTRDKVTLHAFWIPQPMERSKAVSTFVYFHGNAGNMGHRMQNVWGIFNHLHCNILMVDYRGYGFSTGVPSERGLTTDARAVIDYLYTRNDLDHTKIVLFGRSLGGAVVIDVAADTVYSQKIMCAIVENTFTSIPDMAVELVHPSANLIPRFCFKNKYLSSWKIGKCSVPFLFISGLADNLVPPRMMRTLYMKCGSERKRILEFIGGAHNDTWIMDGYYQGIQQFLLECQSLSTTPLDKPPEKSNVWHEIQDV from the exons atgtcTCAAGAATTCGGTGGCGTACCAATCGCATTTCCACGCTCACGTAGCGTTTGCGCCATAACGGTGGCTTCATGTTTagcctttataatattttactacTACTACGGTAGTATTTTGACGCTTTCGTTACTTATCATCATCATTTTTT TCGGTTTCTACTATTTACAAGACATGGTGTTGTATCATCCTGATCTCCCCGCGAATTCCCGTGTTTATGTACCCATTCCTAAAATGCATAATCTGCCACATGAGACAGTCAATATACATACACGAGATAAAGTCACATTGCATGCCTTCTGGATACCTCAGCCCATGGAGCGTTCAAAGGCGGTATCTACTTTCGTATACTTTCATGGAAATGCAGGAAATATGGGTCATCGGATGCAAAATGTTTGGGGAATATTTAATCATCTACACTGTAATATTTTAATGGTGGACTACCGAGGCTATGGATTTTCGACGGGTGTGCCCTCAGAACGAGGTTTAACAACAGATGCTCGTGCTGTAATTGACTACTTGTACACACGAAATGATCTAGACCATACCAAAATAGTATTATTCGGTCGTTCACTGGGCGGTGCAGTAGTCATTGATGTGGCTGCCGACACTGTGTATAGCCAAAAAATTATGTGTGCTATTGTTGAAAACACATTTACCAGCATACCAGATATGGCGGTTGAATTGGTGCACCCATCAGCCAATTTAATACCaagattttgctttaaaaataaa TATCTATCATCATGGAAGATTGGCAAATGTTCTGTACCATTTTTATTCATATCGGGTTTGGCCGATAACTTAGTACCCCCCCGTATGATGCGGACCTTATATATGAAGTGTGGAAGTGAACGAAAGCGCATACTCGAATTTATAGGGGGTGCTCATAATGACACCTGGATTATGGACGG TTATTATCAAGGTATTCAACAATTCCTACTTGAATGTCAAAGTCTTTCGACAACGCCATTAGATAAGCCACCAGAAAAGAGTAACGTATGGCATGAAATACAGGACGTTTAG